In Salinigranum rubrum, one genomic interval encodes:
- a CDS encoding carbohydrate ABC transporter permease, with the protein MSQTYPSFIKDVGKRVNGVLQSDRWGGIILVSPVLLVWVFLVALPVLFGIYLGFTTWDPQTGAFEWVGLQNYQELIAQPAFWDSVAIGAVYAGYSVVLQMVLGILIALVLNETFKFENIIRALILLPYLVPTAIIALIFAWLFNETFGTVNWFLTTTNLVEQPVGFLSEEGLAMHTVVWASSWKYTIFVVFIVLARLQSISSEMYEVAQINGAGMVRRFFDVTWPNIKNMVYLIVFLRVIFMFTKFDAIFPLTGGGPFGATTTMVIYGYRQAFRLFEFGTAAAVTTMLFLILATFGVIWLGITKPGEEVEVE; encoded by the coding sequence ATGTCTCAAACATACCCATCGTTTATCAAAGACGTTGGTAAACGGGTGAACGGCGTCCTCCAGTCGGATCGGTGGGGCGGGATAATCCTCGTCTCGCCTGTCCTGCTAGTCTGGGTGTTCCTCGTTGCGCTGCCCGTTCTCTTCGGGATCTATCTCGGTTTCACGACGTGGGATCCACAGACGGGCGCGTTCGAGTGGGTCGGTCTCCAGAATTATCAGGAACTCATCGCTCAGCCAGCATTTTGGGACTCGGTGGCCATCGGTGCCGTATACGCCGGGTACTCGGTCGTCCTACAGATGGTGCTCGGCATCCTAATCGCCCTCGTGCTCAACGAGACTTTTAAGTTCGAGAACATTATCCGGGCGCTCATCCTGCTGCCGTATCTAGTGCCGACGGCGATCATCGCACTGATTTTTGCTTGGCTGTTCAACGAGACCTTCGGGACGGTCAACTGGTTCCTTACGACGACCAATCTCGTTGAGCAACCGGTCGGCTTCCTCTCCGAGGAAGGGCTCGCGATGCACACGGTCGTCTGGGCGTCAAGCTGGAAGTACACGATCTTCGTCGTGTTCATCGTTCTGGCCCGACTACAATCAATTAGTTCGGAGATGTACGAAGTCGCACAGATCAACGGCGCGGGAATGGTTCGGCGGTTCTTCGACGTGACGTGGCCGAATATTAAGAACATGGTTTACCTGATCGTTTTCCTCCGCGTCATCTTCATGTTCACCAAGTTCGATGCGATCTTCCCGCTGACCGGTGGTGGTCCCTTCGGTGCCACCACGACGATGGTCATCTACGGCTACCGTCAGGCGTTCCGACTGTTCGAGTTCGGGACGGCTGCGGCCGTGACGACGATGCTATTCCTGATCCTTGCCACGTTCGGCGTGATCTGGCTCGGGATAACGAAACCCGGTGAGGAGGTTGAAGTAGAATGA
- a CDS encoding extracellular solute-binding protein yields MQNQLNTQMATGDTEDLYFGNGQNLIRFHQQLADHSPVTDEISSLPEELLVVLEGGKVPTIPTSLVPSFQYHRIDVLEEAGLSVPTTWEENLQVHADLRDHLEGQNMQNMVLATNPEVFSSMWYHQSDIKSNNANWFARDSDGVIQVALDDEPNTANMLEALRYYRDWGKSPAPAQLGAGRTSLNPTPTSRSRSSGTPRDCLIPSTSARQQISSIIRRSPCSRSKTGRTVSST; encoded by the coding sequence ATGCAGAACCAGCTGAACACGCAGATGGCGACTGGTGATACAGAGGATCTATATTTCGGGAACGGGCAGAACCTGATCAGGTTCCACCAGCAGCTGGCCGATCATTCGCCGGTGACCGACGAAATTTCATCCCTTCCAGAAGAGCTCCTCGTGGTACTCGAAGGCGGGAAGGTTCCGACGATTCCCACGTCACTGGTCCCCTCGTTCCAGTATCACCGAATTGATGTCCTCGAAGAGGCGGGACTTTCGGTTCCGACCACGTGGGAAGAGAACCTACAGGTCCACGCCGATCTCCGTGACCACCTCGAAGGCCAGAATATGCAGAACATGGTGCTGGCGACGAACCCCGAGGTGTTCTCCTCGATGTGGTATCATCAGTCGGATATCAAGTCGAACAACGCGAACTGGTTCGCGCGGGACTCCGACGGTGTCATTCAGGTTGCTCTCGACGACGAACCGAACACGGCGAACATGCTTGAGGCTCTCAGATACTACCGCGACTGGGGGAAGTCGCCGGCACCGGCCCAACTTGGGGCTGGACGGACAAGCTTGAATCCTACGCCAACGAGCAGGTCGCGATCCAGCGGTACTCCCCGCGACTGCTTAATTCCCTCCACGAGCGCGAGGCAACAGATCTCATCAATAATACGCAGATCACCATGTTCCCGCTCGAAGACCGGCCGAACCGTATCTTCAACATGA